The Punica granatum isolate Tunisia-2019 chromosome 4, ASM765513v2, whole genome shotgun sequence genome has a window encoding:
- the LOC116205050 gene encoding F-box/kelch-repeat protein At1g22040: MGSILSLNNPKSKEGESYEVRTGDNCKRQRLSSSSFEENTRLIPNLPDEISLQILARIPRIHYLNIKAVSRSWKNAVTGSELYSLRKELGTSEEWLYILMKVDEDRLLWYGLDPLSRKWQRLPLMPMVSLDDESEKGLGSTLRMWNAMGSSIRIADVIRGWLGRKDTMDRMAYCGCSVGAVDGSLYVLGGFARASALASVWRYDSAQNSWAEVSPMLAGRAYCKTGVLDGRLYVVGGVTRGRGGGLAPLQSAEVYDPQMGSWTQLPSMPFSKAQVLPTAFLADLLKPIATGMTSYRGRLFVPQSLYCWPFFVDVGGEVYDPKVGSWDDMPMGMGEGWPARQAGTKLSVTVEGELYSLDPSSSLDSAKIKVYDHGDDAWKVVAEDVPIRDFTDSESPYLLAGLLGKLHVITKDARSNIAVMQADVQHNISPFPSSSSSSASPDSPSLPVVESEMGLWRVIASMSAGSMDLVSCQTLGI; the protein is encoded by the coding sequence ATGGGGAGTATTTTGAGCTTAAATAACCCTAAAAGTAAAGAAGGGGAAAGTTATGAGGTCCGTACCGGTGACAATTGCAAGAGGCAGAGGCTCTCATCGAGCTCTTTTGAGGAGAACACGAGGCTCATACCCAACCTTCCGGATGAAATATCCCTTCAGATACTCGCCCGGATCCCTAGGATACACTACTTAAACATCAAAGCAGTGTCGAGGTCGTGGAAAAATGCTGTCACGGGTTCTGAATTGTACAGCTTGAGGAAGGAACTTGGGACGTCTGAGGAGTGGCTTTACATACTGATGAAAGTGGATGAGGACAGACTCTTATGGTACGGTCTAGACCCCTTGTCGAGAAAGTGGCAGAGGTTGCCTCTGATGCCCATGGTTTCTCTTGACGACGAGAGCGAGAAAGGTCTTGGTTCAACTCTCAGGATGTGGAATGCGATGGGCTCTAGTATCAGAATTGCTGATGTGATAAGGGGATGGCTTGGGAGGAAGGACACTATGGATCGGATGGCATATTGCGGATGCTCTGTTGGGGCTGTGGACGGTTCCCTCTACGTACTGGGTGGGTTTGCAAGGGCATCAGCGCTGGCGAGCGTGTGGCGGTATGATTCAGCCCAGAACTCATGGGCTGAGGTCAGCCCGATGTTGGCCGGCCGTGCCTATTGCAAGACAGGGGTGCTGGATGGGAGGCTGTATGTTGTGGGTGGGGTTACACGGGGCCGTGGTGGTGGCCTGGCCCCGCTCCAGTCAGCTGAGGTCTACGACCCCCAGATGGGCTCGTGGACCCAGCTGCCAAGCATGCCATTTTCCAAGGCCCAGGTGCTCCCTACAGCCTTCTTGGCAGACCTACTCAAGCCCATCGCCACTGGAATGACCTCATACCGAGGAAGACTGTTTGTTCCCCAGAGCCTCTACTGCTGGCCATTCTTTGTGGATGTTGGGGGAGAAGTGTATGATCCCAAGGTGGGCTCGTGGGATGACATGCCTATGGGGATGGGTGAGGGGTGGCCTGCAAGGCAGGCAGGGACCAAGCTGAGCGTTACTGTGGAAGGTGAACTTTACtctctagacccctcgagctcCTTAGACAGTGCGAAGATTAAGGTTTACGACCACGGAGATGATGCATGGAAGGTTGTCGCTGAGGATGTCCCCATTCGTGATTTTACGGACTCCGAGTCACCATACTTGCTAGCTGGATTGCTTGGGAAGCTCCACGTGATCACGAAGGATGCCAGGAGCAATATTGCCGTAATGCAAGCAGATGTTCAACACAATATCTCTCCTTTCCCTTCATCTTCAAGTTCGTCTGCTTCTCCGGATAGCCCGTCTCTTCCAGTGGTGGAATCAGAGATGGGTCTTTGGAGGGTGATTGCTTCGATGAGTGCAGGCTCGATGGACCTTGTAAGCTGTCAGACCCTCGGCATATGA
- the LOC116206265 gene encoding non-specific lipid-transfer protein-like protein At5g64080 produces MAMPSRHYAILTAMAVLFAAAADYRYCVLGASSPHAPAPAVDCSSLVLTMADCLSFVSNGSTVDKPEGTCCSGLKTVLKTNAECLCEAFRSSAQLGVILNVTKALALPSACKVPAASAKRCDLSIAPASSPVLAPESSPAADSSAAPATSEPAAASDEVSAPVPAPSQGTSGSSGIIASFGLLSSSLAISLLLF; encoded by the exons ATGGCAATGCCTTCGAGGCACTACGCCATCCTCACCGCTATGGCGGTCCTGTTTGCGGCCGCTGCAGACTACCGTTACTGCGTATTGGGTGCTTCCTCGCCACACGCTCCGGCCCCGGCAGTAGACTGCTCGAGCCTGGTGCTGACAATGGCAGACTGCCTGTCATTCGTTTCGAATGGGAGCACGGTGGATAAGCCGGAGGGGACGTGCTGCTCAGGGCTGAAGACGGTGCTGAAGACCAACGCCGAGTGCCTGTGCGAGGCCTTCCGCAGCAGCGCCCAGCTCGGCGTCATCCTCAACGTGACCAAGGCCCTCGCACTGCCCTCCGCCTGCAAGGTTCCTGCTGCCTCCGCCAAGAGATGCGACC TGTCGATCGCACCAGCTTCTTCTCCCG TCCTTGCCCCAGAATCTTCTCCAGCAGCGGATTCCAGTGCTGCGCCTGCCACAAGTGAACCGGCAGCAGCAAGTGACGAGGTCTCGGCTCCAGTTCCAGCCCCGTCTCAAGGAACTTCAGGTTCATCTGGGATTATTGCTTCGTTTGGGCTGCTATCATCCTCTCTAGCAATTTCCCTGCTCTTGTTCTGA
- the LOC116202819 gene encoding tobamovirus multiplication protein 1-like, with amino-acid sequence MGYAFRRRGLLVLLQRGSEGLINGSETALHDNWWDRIDESEDWQRGVYYALCASYALISFVALVQLVRIQLRVPEYGWTTQKVFHLMNFVVNGLRAVTFGLYKTVFLIRPKALEMVLLDLPGVLFFSTYTLLVLFWAEIYQQARSLPTNKLRPTYYAVNGAVYLVQVCIWIFMRLTQNEVAIEISRLFFSVVSFCAALGFVIYGGRLFVMLRRFPIESRGRQKKLYEVGCVTGICCTCFLIRCLVVSISAFNKNADVNTLDHPVLNLIYYTLVEVIPSALVLFILRKLPPRRVSDRYHPIR; translated from the exons ATGGGGTATGCGTTTAGAAGAAGGGGCCTGCTGGTGTTGTTGCAGCGGGGATCGGAGGGATTGATCAATGGGAGTGAGACCGCATTGCACGACAACTGGTGGGACCGGATCGACGAGTCCGAGGATTGGCAACGCGGGGTTTACTACGCCCTTTGCGCCTCCTACGCCTTGATCTCCTTCGTCGCCCTC GTGCAACTAGTCCGGATTCAGTTGAGAGTTCCCGAATACGGTTGGACTACACAGAAGGTTTTCCACTTGATGAACTTTGTTGTTAATGGAT TGCGGGCTGTCACATTCGGATTATACAAGACTGTGTTTCTTATCAGGCCTAAG GCGCTTGAAATGGTTCTTTTGGATCTCCCGGGTGTTCTGTTCTTTTCAACATATACGTTGCTCGTCCTGTTTTGGGCTGAGATATATCAACAG GCAAGAAGCCTTCCCACCAATAAGCTTAGGCCAACATACTATGCTGTCAATGGAGCCGTCTACCTCGTACAG GTATGCATATGGATATTCATGAGGCTCACCCAAAACGAAGTTGCAATCGAAATTTCTAGGCTCTTCTTTTCAG TCGTTTCATTCTGTGCGGCTCTCGGATTTGTGATATACGGAGGCAG GCTTTTTGTCATGTTGAGGCGTTTCCCAATTGAATCAAGAGGGCGTCAAAAGAAATTGTACGAG GTCGGTTGTGTGACAGGAATTTGCTGCACTTGTTTCCTGATAAGGTGTTTGGTG GTCTCCATTTCTGCTTTCAACAAAAATGCAGACGTCAACACCCTGGACCATCCCGTCTTGAATCTCATATACTACACC TTGGTGGAGGTCATTCCCTCAGCATTGGTCCTGTTCATCTTAAGGAAGCTGCCACCGAGGCGGGTATCGGATCGATATCACCCAATCAGATGA